A part of Micromonospora chersina genomic DNA contains:
- the rpsQ gene encoding 30S ribosomal protein S17 translates to MSENTTAATARARRKVREGLVVSDKMEKTVVVEVEDRVKHALYGKIMRRTSKLKVHDEQNSAGIGDRVLIMETRPLSATKRWRLVEILEKAK, encoded by the coding sequence ATGAGTGAGAACACCACCGCCGCCACCGCGCGGGCCCGCCGCAAGGTGCGTGAGGGCCTCGTGGTCAGCGACAAGATGGAAAAGACCGTCGTGGTCGAGGTCGAGGACCGGGTCAAGCACGCGCTGTACGGCAAGATCATGCGCCGGACCAGCAAGCTGAAGGTCCACGACGAGCAGAACTCGGCCGGCATCGGCGACCGGGTCCTGATCATGGAGACCCGGCCGCTGTCCGCCACCAAGCGGTGGCGGCTCGTGGAGATCCTCGAGAAGGCCAAGTAG
- the rpsS gene encoding 30S ribosomal protein S19 translates to MPRSLKKGPFVDDHLLKKVETQNDKGSKNVIKTWSRRSTIIPEMLGHTIAVHDGRKHVPVFVTEAMVGHKLGEFALTRTFKGHEKDDRKSRRR, encoded by the coding sequence ATGCCTCGCAGCCTGAAGAAGGGCCCGTTCGTCGACGACCACCTGCTCAAGAAGGTGGAGACGCAGAACGACAAGGGCTCGAAGAACGTCATCAAGACCTGGTCGCGCCGCTCGACGATCATCCCGGAGATGCTGGGTCACACGATCGCCGTGCACGACGGACGTAAGCACGTCCCGGTCTTCGTGACCGAGGCCATGGTCGGGCACAAGCTCGGCGAGTTCGCGCTGACCCGCACGTTCAAGGGTCACGAGAAGGACGACCGGAAGAGCCGCCGGCGCTGA
- the rplO gene encoding 50S ribosomal protein L15, whose amino-acid sequence MTIKVHHLRPAPGAKTDKTRVGRGEGSKGKTAGRGTKGSKARKNISAAFEGGQMPIHMRLPKLKGFKNKFKVVFQVVNLDRLAELFPNGGQVGPAELVEAGAVRKGQPVKVLGTGDLGGVALQVSAHAFSASAKEKITAAGGSVTEL is encoded by the coding sequence ATGACGATCAAGGTGCACCACCTGCGCCCGGCGCCGGGAGCCAAGACCGACAAGACCCGTGTGGGTCGCGGTGAGGGCTCGAAGGGCAAGACCGCCGGTCGCGGTACCAAGGGTTCCAAGGCCCGGAAGAACATCTCGGCGGCGTTCGAGGGTGGGCAGATGCCCATCCACATGCGCCTGCCGAAGTTGAAGGGCTTCAAGAACAAGTTCAAGGTCGTCTTCCAGGTGGTCAACCTGGACCGGCTCGCCGAGCTCTTCCCGAACGGCGGCCAGGTCGGCCCGGCCGAGCTGGTCGAGGCCGGTGCGGTCCGCAAGGGCCAGCCGGTCAAGGTGCTCGGCACCGGCGACCTCGGCGGCGTGGCTCTCCAGGTGTCGGCGCACGCGTTCAGCGCGTCGGCCAAGGAGAAGATCACCGCGGCCGGCGGCTCGGTCACCGAGCTGTAA
- the rpsH gene encoding 30S ribosomal protein S8: MTMTDPIADMLTRLRNANQAYHDRVTMPYSKIKANIAEVLKAEGYIATWSVEEPEEGAVGKRLVVELKYGQNRERSLAGIKRVSKPGLRVYAKSDGLPRVLGGLGVAIISTSQGLLTDRQARKRSVGGEVLAFVW, encoded by the coding sequence ATGACGATGACCGACCCGATCGCAGACATGCTCACGCGTCTGCGTAACGCCAACCAGGCGTACCACGACCGGGTGACCATGCCCTACTCGAAGATCAAGGCGAACATCGCCGAGGTCCTCAAGGCCGAGGGTTACATCGCCACCTGGTCGGTCGAGGAGCCCGAGGAGGGCGCCGTCGGCAAGCGACTGGTCGTCGAGCTGAAGTACGGCCAGAACCGGGAGCGGAGCCTGGCCGGCATCAAGCGCGTGTCCAAGCCCGGTCTCCGGGTGTACGCCAAGTCGGACGGGCTCCCGCGGGTGCTCGGCGGGCTGGGCGTGGCGATCATTTCGACGTCCCAGGGGCTGCTCACCGACCGGCAGGCCCGCAAGCGGAGCGTTGGCGGGGAAGTCCTCGCCTTCGTCTGGTAA
- the rplP gene encoding 50S ribosomal protein L16, with amino-acid sequence MLMPRKPPKGFRKPHHPDRHGASKGGNRVVFGEFGIQALEPAYVTNRQIESARIAMTRHIKRGGKVWITIFPDQALTKKPAETRMGSGKGSPEWWVANVKPGRVLFEMSFPNEQIAREAMRRAIHKLPMKCRIVTREVGES; translated from the coding sequence ATGCTGATGCCGCGCAAGCCCCCGAAGGGCTTCCGCAAGCCGCACCACCCGGACCGCCACGGCGCGTCCAAGGGTGGTAACCGGGTGGTGTTCGGCGAGTTCGGGATCCAGGCTCTCGAGCCGGCGTACGTGACCAACCGCCAGATCGAGTCGGCGCGTATCGCGATGACCCGCCACATCAAGCGTGGCGGCAAGGTCTGGATCACGATCTTCCCGGACCAGGCCCTCACCAAGAAGCCGGCCGAGACCCGGATGGGTTCCGGTAAGGGTTCGCCCGAGTGGTGGGTCGCCAACGTGAAGCCGGGGCGGGTTCTCTTCGAGATGTCCTTCCCCAACGAGCAGATCGCGCGAGAGGCGATGCGTCGCGCGATCCACAAGCTCCCGATGAAGTGCCGCATTGTTACGCGCGAAGTGGGTGAATCCTGA
- a CDS encoding adenylate kinase, with the protein MRLVLVGPPGAGKGTQAEFIAAHLSVPKISTGDIFRANVSQGTPLGVEAKRYMDAGKLVPDEVTINMVRDRLAEPDAAEGFLLDGFPRTTPQAAALDKLLADLGTALDLVLELVVDDDEVIRRLSGRRTCRGCGKIWHVEFDATTREGVCDRCGAELFQRDDDKPETIAARLREYAEKTAPLVDYYGAQGKLVGIDATGPVEDVTVRAIDALRSYGG; encoded by the coding sequence ATGCGACTCGTTCTGGTTGGCCCGCCGGGCGCGGGCAAGGGCACGCAGGCGGAGTTCATCGCCGCCCACCTCTCGGTGCCGAAGATCTCGACCGGGGACATCTTCCGGGCCAACGTCTCCCAGGGCACGCCCCTGGGGGTCGAGGCCAAGCGGTACATGGACGCCGGCAAGCTGGTCCCGGACGAGGTCACCATCAACATGGTGCGGGACCGGCTCGCCGAGCCGGACGCCGCCGAGGGCTTCCTCCTCGACGGCTTCCCGCGGACGACGCCGCAGGCCGCCGCGCTGGACAAGCTCCTCGCCGACCTCGGCACCGCGCTGGACCTGGTGCTGGAGCTCGTCGTCGACGACGACGAGGTGATCCGGCGGCTCTCCGGCCGGCGCACCTGCCGTGGCTGCGGCAAGATCTGGCACGTCGAGTTCGACGCCACCACCCGTGAGGGCGTCTGCGACCGCTGCGGGGCAGAGCTGTTCCAGCGGGACGACGACAAGCCGGAGACCATCGCGGCCCGGCTGCGGGAGTACGCCGAGAAGACCGCGCCGCTCGTCGACTACTACGGCGCCCAGGGCAAGCTCGTCGGCATCGACGCGACCGGGCCGGTGGAGGACGTCACCGTCCGCGCCATCGACGCCCTCCGCTCGTACGGCGGCTGA
- the rpmD gene encoding 50S ribosomal protein L30 — MARLKVTQVRSEIGTKKNQRDSLRSLGLKRINDVVVKEDRPEIRGMIFTVNHLVKVEEVE, encoded by the coding sequence ATGGCACGCCTGAAGGTCACCCAGGTCCGGTCCGAGATCGGGACCAAGAAGAACCAGCGTGACTCGCTGCGTTCGCTCGGTCTCAAGCGGATCAACGACGTGGTGGTCAAGGAGGACCGGCCGGAGATCCGGGGCATGATCTTCACGGTCAACCACCTCGTGAAGGTCGAGGAGGTCGAGTAA
- a CDS encoding DUF1707 SHOCT-like domain-containing protein, protein MDGRNGMRAADADREATAERLRVALEEGRLDLHEYDERLVRAYGAKTYADLDEVVADLPGTTPAHRAAVAPAAPADADGTVVASGRGAGGLLAIWSPWLRVAGILTAIWLFASLGSGHLGPYWPVWAIGPWGFFLLMRTVGGHDNGWRRAERRGRARRDRRRRR, encoded by the coding sequence ATGGACGGGCGGAACGGGATGCGGGCGGCCGACGCCGACCGGGAGGCCACGGCGGAGCGGCTCCGGGTGGCCCTGGAGGAGGGCCGGCTCGACCTGCACGAGTACGACGAGCGGCTGGTCCGGGCGTACGGGGCGAAGACCTACGCCGACCTGGACGAGGTGGTGGCGGACCTGCCCGGGACGACGCCCGCGCACCGCGCCGCGGTGGCCCCGGCGGCGCCGGCCGACGCCGACGGGACGGTCGTGGCGAGCGGGCGCGGCGCCGGCGGGCTGCTCGCGATCTGGTCGCCGTGGCTGCGGGTGGCCGGGATCCTGACCGCGATCTGGTTGTTCGCCTCGCTCGGCTCCGGGCACCTCGGGCCCTACTGGCCGGTCTGGGCCATCGGGCCGTGGGGCTTCTTCCTGCTGATGCGTACCGTGGGCGGCCACGACAACGGGTGGCGAAGGGCCGAGCGGCGCGGCCGGGCCCGGCGGGACCGACGCCGGCGCCGCTGA
- the rplX gene encoding 50S ribosomal protein L24 has translation MTVKVKKGDTVVVIAGKDKGAKGKVIAAYPRQDKVLVEGVNRVKKHTRISTTQRGAKTGGIVTQEAPIHVSNVQVLDSDGKPTRVGYRIDDNGQKVRIARSTGKDL, from the coding sequence GTGACCGTGAAGGTCAAGAAGGGCGACACGGTCGTCGTCATCGCCGGCAAGGACAAGGGTGCCAAGGGTAAGGTCATCGCGGCCTACCCGCGGCAGGACAAGGTCCTGGTCGAGGGCGTGAACCGGGTCAAGAAGCACACCCGCATCAGCACCACCCAGCGTGGCGCCAAGACCGGTGGCATCGTCACCCAGGAGGCCCCGATCCACGTCTCGAACGTGCAGGTCCTGGACTCCGACGGCAAGCCGACCCGGGTCGGTTACCGGATCGACGACAACGGCCAGAAGGTCCGCATCGCGCGTAGCACCGGTAAGGACCTCTGA
- the rplR gene encoding 50S ribosomal protein L18: protein MSATLLKRRRGVAAKRAVGRARRHFRVRKNVNGTTERPRLVVTRSLRHMVAQIVDDTKGHTLASASTMDASLRGVEGDKSALAGKVGALLAERAKAAGVSKVVFDRGGNRYAGRVAALADAAREAGLEF from the coding sequence GTGAGCGCCACGCTGCTCAAGCGCCGCCGCGGCGTCGCCGCCAAGCGTGCCGTCGGGCGTGCGCGACGGCACTTCCGGGTCCGCAAGAACGTCAACGGCACCACCGAGCGTCCCCGCCTGGTCGTCACCCGTTCCCTGCGGCACATGGTCGCCCAGATCGTGGACGACACCAAGGGTCACACCCTGGCGTCGGCCTCGACCATGGACGCCTCGCTGCGCGGCGTCGAGGGCGACAAGAGCGCCCTGGCCGGCAAGGTCGGCGCCCTGCTCGCCGAGCGGGCCAAGGCCGCCGGCGTCTCGAAGGTCGTCTTCGACCGCGGTGGCAACCGGTACGCGGGGCGGGTCGCCGCGCTTGCCGACGCCGCCCGCGAAGCCGGGCTCGAGTTCTAG
- the rpsC gene encoding 30S ribosomal protein S3 — MGQKVHPTGFRLGISTDWKSRWFADKLYKDYIGEDVKIRRMMSKGLERAGISKVDIERTRDRVRVDIHTARPGIVIGRKGAEADRIRGELEKLTGKQVQLNIIEVKNPESDAQLVAQGVAEQLSSRVSFRRAMRKAMQSAMKNPACKGIRVKVSGRLGGAEMSRTEFYREGRVPLHTLRANIEYGFFEARTTFGRIGVKVWIYKGDAVPGREAPAEAAPSRGPRRDRGDRPERPRRGRSGSSGTTAGGTEAGRAAATTIAQQAETPSGEPVDAGAVAAAATQPAETQQEG, encoded by the coding sequence ATGGGTCAGAAGGTTCACCCCACTGGGTTCCGGCTCGGCATCTCGACCGACTGGAAGTCCCGCTGGTTCGCGGACAAGCTCTACAAGGACTACATCGGCGAGGACGTCAAGATCCGCCGCATGATGTCCAAGGGCCTCGAGCGCGCCGGGATCTCCAAGGTCGACATCGAGCGCACCCGGGACCGGGTCCGTGTCGACATCCACACCGCCCGGCCGGGCATCGTCATCGGCCGTAAGGGTGCGGAGGCCGACCGGATCCGCGGCGAGCTGGAGAAGCTCACCGGCAAGCAGGTTCAGCTGAACATCATCGAGGTGAAGAACCCCGAGTCGGACGCGCAGCTGGTCGCCCAGGGCGTTGCCGAGCAGCTGTCCAGCCGGGTCAGCTTCCGTCGGGCCATGCGCAAGGCGATGCAGTCCGCGATGAAGAACCCGGCCTGCAAGGGCATCCGGGTGAAGGTCTCGGGCCGTCTCGGCGGCGCCGAGATGAGCCGGACCGAGTTCTACCGCGAGGGCCGGGTTCCGCTGCACACGCTGCGGGCCAACATCGAGTACGGCTTCTTCGAGGCCCGTACCACCTTCGGCCGGATCGGCGTGAAGGTCTGGATCTACAAGGGCGACGCCGTCCCGGGCCGCGAGGCCCCGGCCGAGGCCGCCCCCTCGCGCGGTCCGCGCCGCGACCGTGGCGACCGGCCCGAGCGGCCGCGCCGTGGCCGGTCGGGTTCGTCGGGTACGACCGCCGGTGGCACCGAGGCCGGCCGGGCTGCCGCGACCACCATCGCGCAGCAGGCCGAGACGCCGAGCGGCGAGCCGGTTGACGCCGGCGCCGTCGCCGCGGCCGCCACCCAGCCGGCAGAAACGCAGCAGGAGGGCTGA
- the rpmC gene encoding 50S ribosomal protein L29: MAAGVKASELRELSEEELVTKLREAKAELFNLRVQAATGQLDNNRRLQVIRREIARIYTIMRERELGLSAAPTEVTAS, encoded by the coding sequence ATGGCAGCGGGCGTCAAGGCCTCCGAGCTGCGTGAGCTCTCCGAGGAGGAGCTGGTCACGAAGCTGCGCGAGGCGAAGGCGGAGCTGTTCAACCTCCGCGTGCAGGCCGCAACCGGGCAGCTGGACAACAACCGGCGGCTGCAGGTCATCCGTCGGGAGATCGCCCGGATCTACACGATCATGCGTGAGCGTGAGCTGGGTCTCTCGGCCGCGCCGACTGAGGTGACTGCATCATGA
- the rplV gene encoding 50S ribosomal protein L22: MPGKGDAPVLPGARAVARHVRISPMKARRVVNLVRGLPAKEALTVLQFAPQAASEQVYKVLASAIANAENNERLDPDALLVSEAFVDEGPTMKRFRPRAQGRAYRIRKRTCHITVAVEAVAPAAPKKSAKKAAPAKQAEAAEGQSTTEGAE, from the coding sequence ATGCCAGGAAAGGGCGACGCTCCGGTGCTTCCGGGCGCGCGGGCGGTTGCGCGGCACGTGCGCATCTCGCCGATGAAGGCGCGCCGGGTGGTCAACCTCGTCCGCGGCCTGCCCGCGAAGGAGGCGCTCACGGTGCTGCAGTTCGCGCCGCAGGCTGCGAGCGAGCAGGTGTACAAGGTGCTCGCGAGCGCGATCGCCAACGCGGAGAACAACGAGCGGCTGGACCCCGACGCGCTGCTCGTCAGCGAGGCGTTCGTCGACGAGGGCCCGACCATGAAGCGGTTCCGGCCGCGGGCGCAGGGCCGGGCGTACCGGATCCGCAAGCGGACCTGCCACATCACCGTGGCGGTCGAAGCGGTCGCGCCGGCCGCGCCGAAGAAGTCGGCGAAGAAGGCCGCCCCGGCCAAGCAGGCCGAGGCCGCTGAGGGGCAGAGCACGACGGAAGGTGCCGAGTAA
- the map gene encoding type I methionyl aminopeptidase, whose amino-acid sequence MRRPQLDIQLKTPEQIELMRAAGLVVARALRRMREAVAPGVTTADLDAIAEATIREAGAIPSFKGYHGFPASICSSVNEQVVHAIPSSTQVLRDGDLISIDCGAVLNGWHGDAAITVGVGEVDPALLKMAAVAEDAMWAGIAAAARGAASGKGRLTDISHAVETAVRQGGRYGIVDGYGGHGIGTEMHQDPHVLNHGRPGKGPRLVPGLALAIEPMITMGNPRTVELSDGWTVVTRDRSMAVHVEHSMALLDDGVWVLTAEDGGRARLGDLVTARQPADSPAV is encoded by the coding sequence ATGCGTCGTCCCCAGCTGGACATCCAGCTGAAGACCCCCGAGCAGATCGAGCTGATGCGGGCCGCCGGTCTGGTGGTCGCCCGCGCCCTGCGCCGGATGCGGGAGGCGGTCGCCCCCGGCGTCACCACCGCCGACCTCGACGCCATCGCCGAGGCCACCATCCGCGAGGCCGGCGCCATCCCGTCGTTCAAGGGCTACCACGGCTTCCCTGCGTCGATCTGCTCCTCCGTCAACGAGCAGGTGGTGCACGCCATCCCGTCGTCGACCCAGGTGCTCCGCGACGGTGACCTGATCTCGATCGACTGCGGGGCGGTGCTCAACGGCTGGCACGGCGACGCGGCCATCACGGTCGGCGTCGGCGAGGTCGACCCGGCCCTGCTGAAGATGGCCGCGGTCGCCGAGGACGCCATGTGGGCCGGCATCGCGGCCGCGGCGCGGGGGGCGGCCAGCGGCAAGGGCCGGCTCACCGACATCTCCCACGCGGTGGAGACCGCGGTCCGCCAGGGCGGCCGGTACGGCATCGTCGACGGCTACGGCGGGCACGGCATCGGCACCGAGATGCACCAGGACCCGCACGTGCTCAACCACGGGCGCCCGGGCAAGGGCCCGCGGCTCGTGCCGGGGCTGGCCCTGGCCATCGAGCCCATGATCACGATGGGCAACCCGCGCACCGTGGAGCTGTCCGACGGCTGGACCGTGGTGACCCGCGACCGGTCGATGGCCGTGCACGTGGAGCACTCGATGGCGCTCCTGGACGACGGTGTCTGGGTGCTGACCGCCGAGGACGGCGGCCGTGCCCGGCTCGGCGACCTGGTCACCGCCCGCCAGCCGGCGGACTCCCCGGCCGTCTGA
- the rpsE gene encoding 30S ribosomal protein S5, giving the protein MPGQQRRGGGSGGNEGGRRDNRREGGRGNAPVEKTPHLERVVAINRVAKVVKGGRNFSFTALVIVGDGDGTVGVGYGKAKEVPAAIAKGVEEAKKHFFKVPRIGQSIPHPVQGEDAAGVVLLKPASAGTGVIAGGPVRAVLECAGIHDVLSKSLGSSNPINIVHATVAALKALESPEQVAARRGLPVEDVAPAAMLAARAGVAS; this is encoded by the coding sequence ATGCCAGGTCAACAGCGCCGTGGCGGCGGGTCCGGTGGCAACGAGGGTGGTCGCCGCGACAACCGCCGTGAGGGCGGCCGCGGAAACGCGCCCGTCGAGAAGACCCCGCACCTCGAGCGGGTCGTCGCGATCAACCGCGTCGCCAAGGTCGTGAAGGGTGGTCGGAACTTCAGCTTCACCGCCCTGGTGATCGTGGGCGACGGCGACGGCACCGTCGGTGTGGGCTACGGAAAGGCCAAGGAGGTGCCCGCGGCGATCGCCAAGGGTGTCGAGGAGGCCAAGAAGCACTTCTTCAAGGTGCCGCGGATCGGCCAGTCGATCCCGCACCCGGTGCAGGGCGAGGACGCGGCCGGTGTGGTGCTGCTCAAGCCGGCCTCGGCCGGTACGGGTGTCATCGCCGGTGGTCCGGTCCGTGCCGTGCTGGAGTGCGCGGGCATCCACGACGTGCTCTCCAAGAGCCTCGGCTCGTCGAACCCGATCAACATCGTGCACGCCACGGTGGCGGCCCTGAAGGCGCTCGAGTCGCCGGAGCAGGTCGCGGCCCGTCGTGGTCTGCCGGTCGAGGACGTCGCGCCGGCCGCCATGCTGGCTGCGCGGGCGGGGGTGGCGTCCTGA
- the secY gene encoding preprotein translocase subunit SecY: MLSAFLSAFRTPDLRKKLLFTVGIIAVYRLGATLPSPGVSYGNVQKCLDTIQGSSGVLNLLDLFSGGALLQLSVFALGIMPYITASIILQLLTVVIPRLEQLRKEGQAGQAKITQYTRYLTLGLGILQSSAFVALARSGQLFNNQCDQFPIVPRGTGIPDWLTLTILVMTMTAGTGVVMWLGELITDRGVGNGMSVLIFTSIAARLPSEGWKIKTTKGWGMFFLVIALVLLVITAVTFIEQAQRRIPVQYAKRMIGRRMYGGTSTYIPLKVNQAGVIPVIFASSLLYLPQLALQFFDQNNPGKTQAWIQNHIVKASAPEHIAIYFLLIIFFTYFYVSITFNPTEVADNMKKYGGFVPGIRPGKPTAEYLDFILSRITLPGALYLGIVAVLPNFFFIWLDNQQFQNFPFGGTAVLIMVGVGLETVKQIESQLMQRNYEGFLR, translated from the coding sequence TTGCTGTCCGCCTTTCTCAGTGCGTTCCGTACGCCTGACCTGCGCAAGAAGCTGCTGTTCACAGTAGGCATCATCGCGGTCTACCGGCTGGGCGCCACGCTGCCCAGCCCGGGTGTCTCGTACGGCAACGTGCAGAAGTGCCTCGACACCATCCAGGGCAGCAGCGGTGTGCTGAACCTGCTGGACCTCTTCTCCGGTGGCGCGCTGCTCCAGCTCTCGGTCTTCGCGCTGGGCATCATGCCCTACATCACCGCGTCGATCATCCTGCAGCTGCTGACCGTGGTCATCCCACGCCTGGAGCAGCTCCGCAAGGAGGGCCAGGCCGGCCAGGCGAAGATCACCCAGTACACCCGCTACCTGACGCTGGGCCTGGGCATCCTCCAGTCCTCGGCGTTCGTGGCGCTCGCGCGCTCGGGTCAGCTCTTCAACAACCAGTGCGACCAGTTCCCGATCGTCCCGCGGGGCACCGGCATCCCGGACTGGCTGACGCTGACGATCCTGGTCATGACGATGACCGCGGGCACCGGCGTGGTGATGTGGCTCGGTGAGCTGATCACCGACCGGGGCGTCGGCAACGGCATGTCCGTGCTGATCTTCACCTCGATCGCGGCCCGGCTCCCCAGCGAGGGCTGGAAGATCAAGACCACCAAGGGCTGGGGGATGTTCTTCCTCGTCATCGCCCTGGTCCTGCTGGTCATCACCGCGGTCACCTTCATCGAGCAGGCCCAGCGCCGCATCCCGGTGCAGTACGCCAAGCGGATGATCGGCCGGCGGATGTACGGCGGCACGTCCACCTACATCCCGCTCAAGGTGAACCAGGCCGGCGTCATCCCGGTCATCTTCGCCTCGTCGCTGCTCTACCTGCCGCAGCTCGCGCTCCAGTTCTTCGACCAGAACAACCCGGGGAAGACCCAGGCCTGGATCCAGAACCACATCGTGAAGGCGAGCGCGCCGGAGCACATCGCGATCTACTTCCTGCTGATCATCTTCTTCACCTACTTCTACGTGTCGATCACGTTCAACCCGACCGAGGTCGCGGACAACATGAAGAAGTACGGCGGCTTCGTGCCGGGCATCCGCCCCGGCAAGCCGACCGCCGAGTACCTCGACTTCATCCTCAGCCGGATCACCCTGCCGGGTGCGCTCTACCTGGGCATCGTCGCGGTCCTGCCGAACTTCTTCTTCATCTGGCTGGACAACCAGCAGTTCCAGAACTTCCCGTTCGGCGGCACCGCTGTGCTCATCATGGTCGGCGTCGGTCTGGAGACCGTGAAGCAGATCGAGAGCCAACTCATGCAGCGGAACTACGAAGGGTTCCTGCGGTAG
- the rplF gene encoding 50S ribosomal protein L6 gives MSRIGRKSIPVPAGVDITIDGQTVKVKGPKGELSHVLAEPITAERGEDGALHVNRPNDERKAKELHGLSRTLVANMIVGVTEGYRKSLEIAGTGYRVTAKGKDLEFALGFSHPVLVPAPDGITFTVEKPTLFHVAGIDKQQVGEVAANIRKIRPPEPYKGKGVKYQGEVIRRKAGKAGKK, from the coding sequence ATGTCGCGTATTGGACGTAAGTCGATCCCGGTGCCAGCCGGCGTCGATATCACCATCGACGGCCAGACCGTCAAGGTCAAGGGCCCCAAGGGCGAGCTGAGCCACGTACTGGCCGAGCCGATCACGGCGGAGCGGGGCGAGGACGGCGCGCTGCACGTCAACCGGCCCAACGACGAGCGCAAGGCCAAGGAGCTGCACGGCCTGAGCCGTACGCTGGTGGCCAACATGATCGTCGGCGTGACCGAGGGCTACCGCAAGAGCCTCGAGATCGCCGGCACCGGTTACCGCGTGACCGCCAAGGGCAAGGACCTCGAGTTCGCGCTCGGGTTCTCGCACCCGGTGCTGGTTCCGGCCCCGGACGGCATCACCTTCACGGTGGAGAAGCCGACCCTGTTCCACGTGGCCGGCATCGACAAGCAGCAGGTCGGCGAGGTTGCCGCCAACATCCGGAAGATCCGCCCGCCGGAGCCCTACAAGGGCAAGGGCGTGAAGTACCAGGGCGAGGTCATCCGCCGCAAGGCTGGAAAGGCAGGTAAGAAGTGA
- a CDS encoding type Z 30S ribosomal protein S14 has translation MAKKALILKAAAKPKFSVRAYTRCQRCGRPKAVYRKFGLCRVCIREMAHRGELPGVSKASW, from the coding sequence ATGGCCAAGAAGGCGCTGATCCTCAAGGCGGCCGCGAAGCCGAAGTTCTCGGTTCGCGCGTACACCCGCTGCCAGCGGTGCGGGCGTCCGAAGGCGGTCTACCGCAAGTTCGGTCTCTGCCGGGTGTGCATCCGGGAGATGGCCCACCGCGGTGAGCTGCCCGGCGTGTCCAAGGCTTCCTGGTAA
- the rplN gene encoding 50S ribosomal protein L14: MIQQESRLRVADNTGAREILCIRVLGGSGRRYASIGDVIVATVKDAIPGAGVKKGDVVKAVVVRTAKEKRRPDGSYIRFDENAAVIIKDGGDPRGTRIFGPVGRELRDKRFMKIISLAPEVL; this comes from the coding sequence GTGATTCAGCAGGAGTCGCGACTGCGCGTCGCCGACAACACGGGTGCCCGGGAGATCCTGTGCATCCGGGTTCTCGGTGGCTCCGGTCGGCGCTACGCGAGCATCGGCGACGTCATCGTGGCCACGGTCAAGGACGCGATCCCCGGTGCCGGTGTGAAGAAGGGCGACGTCGTCAAGGCCGTCGTCGTTCGCACCGCCAAGGAGAAGCGGCGGCCGGACGGCTCGTACATCCGCTTCGACGAGAACGCCGCCGTCATCATCAAGGACGGTGGGGACCCGCGCGGTACCCGCATCTTCGGCCCGGTGGGCCGCGAGCTGCGGGACAAGCGGTTCATGAAGATCATCTCTCTCGCGCCGGAGGTGTTGTGA
- the rplE gene encoding 50S ribosomal protein L5, whose protein sequence is MTTATETKTLPRLKERYRNEVVAKLQEQYSYGNPMQVPGLVKIVVNMGVGEAARDAKLIDGAVRDLATITGQKPLVRRATKSIAQFKLREGMPIGAKVTLRGDRMWEFLDRLLSIALPRIRDFRGLDGRKLDGHGNYTFGLTEQSVFHEIDQDKIDRQRGMDITVVTTATTDDEGRALLKLLGFPFKEN, encoded by the coding sequence ATGACCACGGCTACCGAAACCAAGACCCTGCCGCGCCTCAAGGAGCGGTACCGCAACGAGGTCGTGGCGAAGCTGCAGGAGCAGTACAGCTACGGCAACCCCATGCAGGTGCCCGGGCTCGTCAAGATCGTCGTCAACATGGGTGTCGGCGAGGCTGCTCGCGACGCCAAGCTGATCGACGGCGCGGTCCGCGACCTGGCCACCATCACCGGCCAGAAGCCGCTGGTGCGTCGGGCGACCAAGTCCATCGCGCAGTTCAAGCTCCGCGAGGGCATGCCGATCGGCGCGAAGGTCACCCTCCGCGGCGACCGGATGTGGGAGTTCCTGGACCGGCTGCTCTCGATCGCGCTGCCGCGTATCCGTGACTTCCGCGGCCTGGACGGGCGCAAGCTCGACGGCCACGGCAACTACACGTTCGGTCTGACCGAGCAGTCGGTGTTCCACGAGATCGACCAGGACAAGATCGATCGCCAGCGGGGCATGGACATCACGGTGGTCACGACCGCCACGACCGACGACGAGGGCCGGGCGCTGCTCAAGCTCCTGGGCTTCCCGTTCAAGGAGAACTGA